A genomic window from Salvia miltiorrhiza cultivar Shanhuang (shh) chromosome 5, IMPLAD_Smil_shh, whole genome shotgun sequence includes:
- the LOC130986029 gene encoding alkane hydroxylase MAH1-like, with product MAIYEFVLMVAPLVLVWYLAIRRGKTPSEPTTWPVLGMLPAVLLNLRRIHDYATEVLTECGGTYMFRGPWLCNIDMLVTCDPANIHHVFSRNFSNYPKGPEFRKIFDILGDGIFGADFELWEIHRKTTLAQLTHADFNAYLQRTVWHKVETGLFPVLDHFCAEGKDLDLQDVFQRLTFDNICKFVVDYDPCSLRPDLPFLPCEKAFSTIAEPLLHRHLVPEWMWRLQKWLNVGDERTLARAALALDDFIYPRVASGSGEDNIDGVNVLKAFEKVYRERNMGASNGSLRDFLKDTSVSLMFAGRDTTSTCLTWLFWLIAQNPASETKILEEMEAELRLKKWRFFSAQETHRLVYLHGALCESLRLFPPVALEHKAPLRPDILPSGHQLQADGKLIISFYSVGRMESVWGKECLEFKPERWISGSGKIKHEPSSKFPAFNAGPRTCLGKEMAFLQMKMVAAAILYGYKVRVVEGHPVSPRDSIILQARDGLKVLLSKRNWI from the coding sequence ATGGCAATTTACGAGTTTGTGTTGATGGTAGCTCCACTGGTTCTTGTGTGGTACTTGGCAATTAGAAGAGGCAAGACGCCGTCGGAGCCGACGACGTGGCCGGTGCTGGGGATGCTGCCGGCTGTTCTCCTTAACCTCCGCCGGATACACGACTACGCCACGGAAGTCTTAACCGAATGCGGCGGCACCTACATGTTTAGGGGGCCGTGGCTGTGCAACATCGACATGCTGGTGACGTGCGACCCCGCCAACATCCACCACGTCTTCAGCCGAAACTTCTCCAACTATCCCAAGGGCCCCGAGTTCCGCAAGATCTTCGACATCTTGGGCGACGGAATCTTCGGCGCCGACTTCGAGCTCTGGGAGATTCACCGCAAGACCACGCTCGCGCAGCTCACGCATGCGGATTTCAACGCCTACCTGCAGAGGACCGTTTGGCACAAGGTGGAGACGGGCCTTTTCCCCGTTCTGGATCATTTCTGCGCAGAGGGAAAGGATTTGGATTTGCAGGATGTTTTCCAGAGGTTGACTTTCGATAATATCTGCAAATTCGTGGTGGACTACGACCCCTGCAGTTTGCGCCCCGACTTGCCTTTTCTTCCTTGCGAGAAGGCTTTCAGCACCATAGCGGAGCCGCTGCTGCACCGGCATCTAGTCCCCGAGTGGATGTGGAGGCTGCAGAAGTGGCTCAACGTTGGCGACGAGAGGACCTTAGCTAGGGCCGCGCTAGCCTTGGATGATTTCATCTACCCGAGAGTCGCCTCCGGGAGCGGAGAGGATAACATTGACGGCGTGAATGTCTTGAAAGCCTTCGAGAAGGTGTACAGAGAGAGAAACATGGGTGCCTCAAATGGAAGTCTGAGAGATTTCCTCAAGGACACCTCGGTGAGCCTGATGTTCGCCGGCAGAGACACGACCAGCACGTGCCTCACGTGGCTCTTCTGGCTCATCGCTCAGAACCCAGCATCGGAAACCAAGATTCTAGAAGAAATGGAAGCGGAGCTGCGTCTCAAGAAATGGAGATTCTTCAGCGCACAAGAGACGCACAGGCTAGTGTACCTGCATGGAGCCCTGTGCGAGTCGCTGAGGCTATTCCCGCCGGTGGCGCTGGAGCACAAGGCGCCGCTCCGCCCGGATATTCTTCCGAGCGGGCATCAGCTCCAAGCTGACGGGAAGCTCATAATATCGTTCTACTCGGTGGGGAGAATGGAGAGCGTGTGGGGGAAGGAGTGCTTGGAGTTTAAGCCGGAGAGGTGGATTTCTGGGAGCGGGAAGATCAAACACGAGCCGTCCTCTAAGTTTCCGGCGTTCAACGCGGGGCCCAGGACGTGCTTGGGGAAGGAGATGGCGTTCCTGCAGATGAAGATGGTGGCGGCGGCGATACTGTATGGGTACAAGGTGAGAGTGGTGGAGGGCCACCCGGTATCTCCTCGGGATTCGATCATACTGCAAGCCAGGGATGGATTGAAGGTGTTGTTATCTAAGAGAAATTGGATATGA